Below is a genomic region from Castanea sativa cultivar Marrone di Chiusa Pesio chromosome 2, ASM4071231v1.
CAAAACTTTTggagttgtatataaaaaaaaagatttaagaatctgtaaaaaaaaaattttggagtcTGATGTATGTTGTTCTATCAATCCTATTAATAATTTTTGCactaaagggaaaaaaaatcttgatggaGGAAGTAAAATCAGGAAACAAGAATGCAACGAGGAAACTAAAATGGAGACTGCAACCAATTTGCATTTGTTGGATGGCTGATTTCAATTTTGTATGCTATCCTTTATAATGTGGTGGTTTAAATGATGTTTTTGTCAGAATTTTGTTCATTGAGGTCATTAAAATGGAGGCTTGTACTTGAGGGAAGTCACTTCTCCCCTGTAAGGAAAACTAAGACATCCTGCATCAGAATATCAACATGATCAattgaaaatctatttttagaGTCCTATGTCCAAATCCTTTTGTCAGGTTCTTTAAAAAGGCAATGATATCTTCCTTATATGCTCTACACCATGATAACACattcccaaaagcttaagctgtAAATGAATGGCTAGATTTCtctaattaacattttatttttccttatctCCTGCATTAAAGCTTGAATATGATCGATTGAAAATTTATCATTAGAGTCCTATTTCCAAATCCTTTTGCCAGGTTCTTTGAAAATACAATTAGATTTTCTTTATATGCTCTACACCATGATAACAAGTGTTCCCAAAATCTTAAGCTTTGAATAAATGGTGAGATTTCTCTGAtccatcattttctttttacctaAATCTTACTCTCACCAATAAAGTCTTCATATTTTATGTCACTCTCAAGTTCCATTGGAGTTTATTTATAGCCTTATAACCCTTGTAACAAGAGATAACTACCAGCTTGAGTAAGTTCCCTCAGGTACTCTTGACTTTATTGCCTCTAAACTGAACTATTTTCTTATATGCTAGATCTCAGTAGATATTTTTAATGTGTCTCCTTATGCACCATAAACCATTATTACCTTCTACACTTTTCCAATATCAGTACGGTGTGAATTATTGGTGTGGTATGAATGATTTGACAACCAATCCCGCATGCTTTAAATTAGAAAGCTAACAAATTTGGGTTGACTTTCAGATTATTATTaatgtgttttcaaatttgggTTGACTTTCAAATTATACTTGTGTTTTCTCttcatattttcatttgtaTGTCTATTTCTGATTTCATTTTTTCTACTGCTGAGTTTTTAGTTCATGCAACCAAAATCACTAATTGGATTTTTGGATGCAACAGCGCTTGAAACTGATAGAAATCGTACAATCAGGCTCAAGTAAAGTGCTAGTGACCTTGCCATCTGTTTCATAGCCACACTTTGGAAATAAGCTCTAGATTGACTGGGGGGAATTTCTTCTGATCTAAAgattactttattattatttaattctatTGTTGCCTCTCGTCATCAttcaatattttgttattttgctAAGCTTCCATTTATTTATCCATTAACTTATAATCTGTGCATCCAAATTGAAGTTGAAGTTTCTtttagtaggaaaaaaaatgttatttgaaaCAAGATGaattttatctataaaataatttatttgtgaATGCATATGTTACTTGATTTGATTGTATGTgatatgtattttttgtttacATCCTGTTGAAATCAGATTCATGGAGCCATTAACCTCAAGAGTTCCTATGATGGTCATTGAAGGCAACCATGAGATTGAGCCCCAAGTTTCTGGGATCACATTCAAATCATATTTGACGAGATTTGCAGTTCCTTCAGCAGAGAGTGGATCTAAGAGTAACTTATACTACTCTTTTAATGCTGGAGGAGTACATTTTATCATGTTGGGGGCATATGTTGACTATAACAGTACTGGTAACTGATACTGTCActtctataaatatatagacCAAAACCACCCAGtatgttattttttagattGTTTTGTGTGACTGGAGTTTTTCAATTAATCTTCTTTCAGGTGCTCAATATGCTTGGCTAAAGAAAGATCTAGATCTAGTGGACCGCACTGTAACCCCTTGGCTGGTAGCTGCATGGCATCCACCATGGTATAACAGCTATTCTTCACACTATCAGGAATTTGAATGCATGAGGCAGGAAATGGAAGCAATTTTGTATCAATATGGTgttgatattattttttctgGACATGTAAGTCAAACTTTATCCTATCCTACACTCATTGATTAGAGAGCATGTGATTGTAATCATTTAACATTTTAGGTGCTTATTTATCAGAGGTAAAGAATTTGATGTTAAATAATTGTCCTTTTCCGCCTTCCAAAGTATTGCTTAGTTTACTTCtgttttgttattatataaCAATTATCACACAAAATGGAGCAACAATGGCCATTTGCATAAATCAGTAGACATGTGGTGGTCTGTTCTGTATTTATGATATGATTGAGTGGATAGATATAAGGAGAACTGGAAAATACCTTAAAtatttcaaaagaaattttcttCTATATTGAATGAAGTGCCACATATTTTCTGCTTTGCAGGTGCATGCTTATGAGCGAATGAATAGAGTTTATAACTATACATTGGATCCATGTGGGCCTGTCTATATAATAGTTGGAGATGGTGGCAATATTGAGCAAGTTGATGTTGATTTTGCTGATGACCCTGGAAAGTGTCCTTCAGCTGGAGATAACACACCTGAATTTGGAGGGGTATgtcatttgaatttttcttctgGTCCTGCTAAAGGGCAGTTTTGTTGGAACAGGCAACCAGACTGGAGTGCATATAGAGAAAGCAGCTTTGGGCATGGAATACTTGAGGTACAATCCTAGCCTGTCACATTATGTACTTTTCCGGTATTCCTCTCCTAGGTTTGTCAACTCATACCCAAATTTTTATCCCTACTGCCTAATCCTAGTGCTACTTGGGATTATAGTGGGGACAtctataaaatttagttacttATTTGCCCTTGATGCAGAGTTGAATTTTCTAACTCAAAAATGTTATTTGAGCTCCAGTGGAAATCAATTTGTTCCTTCTGTTTATACAGTTTTTGTGTATCAGTTTCCTACTACCATTCTCTACATGGCCCCatttaagtttattgtaaaatatgggGTTCTCAAGACTCTAGATGTACACCTCACACTTCATTGACCTAGCCCTTCTTTTAAATGATCCCCAGTAACATGAGTACTCATTGGTTCAGTCAATAAATAGCAATATGTTTATCATGAATGGTAGTAAGCCTAAAGTCTAAGCTCGCCTTTGATGGGTAACTTATGTATGAGGATCTTCTCTTTTATAATTCAACTAAATGGGActgctttcttgaccatgagtGATTATGAGgttcaacttttgttttttgcgTTTGGAAAATGTATTCTTataattaaaaagagagaggtgTTTGGAACATGTATGTTGTGCATGCAAACGTTTGATAATTCTAAGCACATCATCCAGTCTGCAGTGGCTCAAATGAAAAGTTTACAGATTTTTTATCtaattaagaacaaaaaatgCTCAAAACAATGAAGAGCCTGTTGGTTTACATTTCCATTATGATCTTTTATGACGTCTGCCTTCATATACTTACCATTCTTAGTTCCTACTCCCCTCATTAATTGCGTTTCTATTTCTTAATGCAGGTTGTGAATTCTACATATGCTTTATGGACTTGGCATAGGAATCAAGATGTATATAATGAAGATAGCCACGGTGATCAAATATACATCGTGCGACAGCCAGAATTGTGCTCTAAAACTTTAAAAGTGATTTCTTAGTTCAACTTTAAACTTTATCAAACTGttaaattttttctcttttcatcaAGCAGAGGTAAAAATTCTGTTCACACAATAAATGTATAGGTCATTATAGAGTGCAACATAAAACAATAGATACTGAAAGCATAATTGTTTATCAggggccaaaaaaaaagaagtatgcTGAAAtatcttttatcatttttctattcATTTAAGTTGTTTTTGATGAATGACCTCATTTTGGCCATTGATGGTAACCTTTTGCTGGCGGCAAAGTTCCTGGCAGTTAAAGAAGGCTGTCAGCGAATAATGCATTgttaattcttcttttttttgtaccTGGCAGCCAAGCACCCTTCACTGGGAAAGGGATActaacacaatgaatttgtcaGCCACCAGCAAAAAGTGTCACTAAAAGATTTTGCCTAAAGGGCTTGTGCATTTCTTGCCATAAATTTCTGATGGGGGGGGACTTATAGTGACAAATGCCATTGCTAAATAATGTAGTCAGTAAATGCATGGAGCTCATTATATCTCTCTCACTTGCAGCCCTCTATCGCGCAGGCTCCAagctctctccctccctctccaTCACTCTCTGAGGCATGTTTTCACCACCACTCTCTATTAGTaagctctctcactctctcatggaaaaattttgtgttaataaCAAAACgtttctaatttcaaattttgttctcTCAGATATTCTCTCTCTACTCATTACTCATAggggctctctctctctctctctgccacTCAGGTAATCCCTTCTTTTTGCCTATAATCCCAGgtctattcttcttcttttttaaatctatattagaatgatgattttttttttccttttttgaagCTTAATGAGGTCGTTAGGCTCATGctcttttccccttttttaAGAGGTAATTGATGCAAAACCATACGAAAAttgcttggattttttttgtaaaatttgtataGTGACTATTTGGTTGCTTTGGAAAGGTAGACATTTTTTTGAGTTGTGCAAGTGGGCAATTGGGTTTTTATTGATTGTTGCTGATTTAAACTCATTTGTAAGATTCTGTTTCagttaaatgaaaattttcttggtTTAGTGATGATAATcatattttgtgaattttttttatgccattTGGCTAAATTGTTGATAATGAATGACAAGCACAAGCTTTATAAACACTGGTCTTTGTTGGGTGGAGGCTTACTCATAAATGTCAACCGTCGAGCTTCTCGTACTACGGAGTTGATGAATAAACAAAGATGACAATGATGTTGCAAACTAGTCAAATAGATGGTTTTTTTTGGGCAAGTGCATAAATTTTGTGGATGCAAATttgctaaaataaaagttaagtttttttttttttttttgagaaacaaataaaagtTAAGGGTGTGTTTTTGGAGAAATTATCAGGTCTATCAAGAAGATTGTTAAAGTGGTCCTCCTAGTTCTTTTAATCAATGAAATGTGGCTATATATACAAATGTAACATTACAtagtggttttttatttttgatttttatacTAATTAGGAATCTAACTCACATATTTACATAAATGACATTATGCCTGTTTATTTCAGCTTTCGCAACTCAAAAAACACGTTTTGAAACCATATATGCGTTTGGTGGAAGCTAAAAAgcaacttttcaaaaaaaaagttgcgtTTAGCTCATGTGAAGAGAATGCCTGTTCTCTTAATGGAGTTGTGAGGAAACTTTCCAAAAGCCCGTGCATGTTGAGAAATCATACCGTTGGACccttcatattttattaaaaatctaACTTTACCCTTtgataaatcaaaagataagtTTCACACCATTCCTCATTCCTCTCATCTCTCTGCTCTACCCTCTGCCGTCTCAataacaaatttccaaatccaaacacaaaaaaaatctataacaaattcccaaatcagctaaggaaaaaaaaaaaaaatcaatcccttGCAAATTAAGATCcctcaaaatgcaaaaaaaaaaaaaaaaatcataatatagtAAAATCTTTCAAATGGAGTTTGTACCCATCTTGTAGTAGATGGATTATGGAGGTTAGGAGAAGAAGTTGAAAAGTCTCTTCAAGAGGACGAATGAGTTCTTGCAAGCACTTATTGATGAGCAAAGGCATAAGGAGGAAGAGGGTAACTATATGCTTTCACTTGCTCTGCTCTAATCCAATCTTCCTGATCTATATCATCCTGTTTGTAAGTGGTTGAAtttagggaaaaagaaaagaataaaaaagatcaGGGTGAAGAAGTGCATGGGTGTTACAGACAAAGTGctaagagggggaaaaaaagaagaatgagagcTATGTGGAACGTTCTGGAGTTTGGAGGAAGTGGtaggaaaaaaagaggaaagaaaggaaagagtaAGGGTAcatgtgtggaggagaaaaaaaaagaggggaaaaaaaaggaaaaaaaaagagaaggaaatgtGGTacgtggaggagaaaaaaagtggaaaaaagaaaaggaaaaaagaagaaaatattatcataatactttcataataaattttaagtggtaggttattacttgctaatattggtgagaaaaaaataatttttttagaaaaagaaaaaaataattttaatagtacattcaaattaaaattagtatcaatttttatcacaatattttcacaataaatcttaagtggtaggttattattagctaatatggatgagaaaaaaataatttttttagaaagataaaaaaaaataattgtaatagtattttcaaattaaaattagtatcaataatcacaatattttcacaataaatcttaagtggtaggttattattagctaatattgggtagaaaaaaataatttcacaatattgatttaagtatgaaataaactcatttatatatacattgtattttttggtaatttaccacTCAAATcaccacttttataagtgctaaacaaacactcagcttttttcaaaaagaactTGTTAACAATTTTTACCAAACATTCAGTTTTTACAAAAAACCTAGTTTCATACCGCACTTTTTGAAAAcccaactttttgaaaaaacccaatttcaaaaaattaaaccaaactCACCCATTATTTCATTAGTTAGGAGAACCACTTTAGTAATCTTCTTgatggacctaataatttctcatgTCTTGGCCACTACCTCAAAGTTCGGGAGGTTTGTGAGCATTTTTcctgaatttaattaatgaaattcattattatgtgagaggagagaatatgtatttattattgcaaaatgctaaaaaatgcTTTTAGTGCTTTTAGTGCTTTTAGGACATTGTTAatattccatttaaaaaaagtttttatgagaaaagaaaaaaaaattaatgttttaacaagttttttcatttcccataaaaatagtgttaaaatttttaaaaataaattattaatctaTACTCTAAaggcactcgttagcatgactttttgttatttacatcccatctctttctttcttttgagaatGATTTGGCCCACAGTGGTAGAACCTGGTGAACAGGCCTACTACTTCCCAACCTTTGccactttttttcttgtttggatgGGAATATAGATCCTACTTACACTTCGATTGTTTCAACattgaaattttatgaaaaaaaatgtcttttgTAGAAAACTAcctaattttcttatatttaatgGGTGTTGTTTATGTCCAGTGAAAGTTTTCACTGGACACGTTGAATGGTAGACACGTGTTCGAATCCGGACATATCCAGTGAAAATTTCCACTGGACACAAGCCTTACCCATATTTAATAACATCcttaaaataagttgaaaaactaTCACTTTACTTTCCTTATTTATCTTAGTATGAGATAGAGCATTGAGCTAAATAGAAGAAGCcaataaataattttcctttgagccttttttttcccctgataTTACCAAACCACATATAGGAAAAcgcaaaaaattgtttttacatACTATTTTCCATGGAAACAAACGTCAAACATCTAAATCAATAGATTTTTTATTGGAACATTATTTTTTGGgaccaattatatatatatgagctgGCCTAATGAGCAGTCCTTTTAATGTTTGCATAGGTATTAATTAGCTATCATTTTAGGGAGTTTCTTGTGAGttgtatttcttttttgctATTGTTAAGCATTCCCATCAAGAGTGTTATAAATgataaaatgctatttttagcaTTAGCATTTATAACCACAAAAACTTACTCTATTAAAGATGTCgtatgctaaaaaatttaatatcctgctacaaaatttaatatcttGCTACAGTGAACTCTCATTTTTGAGAGCACACTGTAGCTgtgggggggtaaaaagatcctgatgggaacatgggccttttgggccgtgttaaggagggccgacctgaccctgggtttagaagttgttaatactatgggtcggcccatgcgccgaggatccgaggacccagccgagggtgagcttACCCTCGGGtgagcaccgaagaactcgggatttcatagtaaaggttaggggatggcacagttaaggccaatggttaaaagggggaaactctagaatgccccagaagcaccggtgttgaagaaatgtcaaagataaaggctgctacctccacattaaagaccctacacctaccaccctggccgcattaatggggaggtgacacttgaacagtgaaagggaaacttctagttactgttcaaaggcactaagaaaagaaatatctaggctaagggaggagttggggcagcACGTGtagaaagtattaaaaaaaaaagagtatttaagggaggacctagaacagaaagaaggaggactttttgtaacctaacaagaaaaaaagacaaagagagagagataatataagaacagctctcggcttacgtccgaggagacctatttacgttactccttgctgtttccaaataccgccaatctttagtttgtcatttaatcttcactcacttctaacctgggtttcaagcccactctctacaaatttttattgtttaaggctcattgggcctgagcccatatctgttcttgggtccaggtgcaattgtgcacttacaattggcgccgtctgtgggaacctagtctagaagtagtagggatattatggcaggcttaggctctcaccatgcagagtcataaggatcacaaccggaagatcatttcgaacgtcttgaacatcttagggatcgtgagggaagcgtccatacagattacccaggggctagccatactcaaggagggggtagcactacccacgatgagggctctaaatccatgcgaaggaaattaatcgtttaaagaggaagttacgccgtgctaaacgtaaggtttccccgtcctcatctagttcttcctcgagaaggataggggagttggctacggttcaaggtcatattcccccactagcgcaacatcctccggcgaggaggacgaccaatcaactcgcggacgtaagaagcttcgttctaggggcttgggcaatgataccatgagtagagcgttgcaccaactctctaaatctccgttttcacggaggattgagaggggaggcttcccgggaggttcacccggcccacctttaccatctataatggccggactgatccggtggaacacgtgagtcacttcaaccaaaggatggcggtgcactctcataacgagactttgatgtgtaaagtcttcccctccggCTTGGGAcccgtggctatgagatggtttaacggtctcaaatcggggtacgtgggctcgtttggggagttaactagggcatttgcttcgcgcttcatcacgtgtagcgagtccctcggccattggattcgttgctatccatggtcatgaaggaaggggagacaacgaaagcatactccgacagatgcgggagatgtttaatgaaatagatggcgactttgatgaggtggcgcttaatacctttaaggtaggcctccctgcgatcacgacctaagaaagtctttgacgaaaaagcccgtccaggcgtacgccgtcttatggatcgtattgatgaatataaaagggtagaggaagaccggcggcaaggaaaaggaaaggagaaggttatcccgcagagagaagggatttcgggtcggacagatatcacaacaacaagccgaggagggattacttcggacaatccggctcggcggcaCCCAGGTGTAAatgcgtgttccgagaaccagtgcatcagttattagaaaaagttcgtaaagagccctttttcagatggcccggcaagatggcaggggaccttgcgagaagaaatcaaaaccttttctgtcagtcccatcaggatgtgggccatacTCCTGAGAACCTGTCGGACCTGTGGAACCATCCggagcagctcgtcggtgagggaaagttaaagcggcacttgtgtcggccCACCGGGCAAGtaagtcaagttggttcaaacaaccggaggaacgattcatctcggccagcattgggaacaattaatgttatcttcgctgcacctggtaggaccggttcGGGTCCCACTAGGATTATGGCAGTTTCtcatccgcaggccgaggatgtaggtagcaggccgaagagattaaagagcactttacctgtcttgggtttctccgaggaggataaagtagggactatccagccccatgacgatgctcttgtggttaccctcaggatagggaattatgatgtgagaagggtgatgatagatcaaggcagcggtgcagatatcatgtaccctgatctatttaaaggactgaggttggagttggaagatttaactccttatgattctccacttataagctttgaaggaagggccgttgtgccgaagggacaaatccgtctacccgttcaatccggcacagaaacgaTTGAGGTaaatttcattgtggttgacgcgtactctccatatacagccatcctcgccaggccatggctgcacgctttgggagctgttTCTTCCACTTTACATGTTaagtgaaattcccctcgggggagcatgttgaggaaatcctcggcagccaggtagttgctaggcaatgcatatcggctgcggtgcttcgtcagtcagaaatggagtcatcaaccttgcccatccaggagtcatagcaattaatagctccggaggcacctggagcgatgacagaagatgaggctgtctgcgaggagttagagaagtttgtaatagcagatgatccagagaggttcttccaagttggcatacttttgccataccaagagaagatggagttgttggaatttctgaaggataatttagatgtctttgcatggaacccctatgaggctccaggtgtagatccgaactttatttgtcatcatttaaatgtcaatccggccattgttccgaggaggcagccacctcggcgatcttcccgagaacattctgaggctgtgaaggaagaggttcttaaactcaaaatggcgggggctatcaaagaagttttctaccctgaatggttggctcatactgttgtcgttaagaagaagaacggcaagtggagagtatgtgtggactttactgatctgaacaaggcctgtcctaaagattcgttcccaatgccacggattgatcaactggtagatgctactgtcggacatcctcggatgagttttttggatgccttccggggttaccatcaaattcccttggcgttagaagaTCGGGGAGAAGGCGCTTTCATTAcaccaaccgggaactatcattataaggtcatgccatttgggttaaaaaatgctggggctacttatcaaagaatgatgacccgaatgtttgaacagcaactggggaaaaacatagaagtatacgtggatgatatggtggtaaagagtaagacggtaccttcgcacatgacagatttggccgacaccttccggatgctgaggaagtataagttgcgccttaacgcctccaagtgttcttttggcgtgggatctggaaagttcctaggatatatgatcactcataggggcatagaggtgaacccagtgcaggttaaggctattcagaatttgcagccgcctcggaacccaaaagagattcaaaaattgaccggaatgattgctgcgctgaatagatttatttctcggtcaactgaccggtgccgtcctttctttcagttgttgaacaagtggaaagggtttcaatggaccgaagattgtgagtcagctttccaacagcttaagcaatatctttctcgccCGCCCATCTTATCTCgtcctgaggtggacgaggttttattcgcttatttGGCCGTGGCTGTTCATGCGGTGAgtttagtccttataaggaatgaaaatggagtgcagaGACCAAtttactacgttagtaagtccttgaatgaggccgaggtgcgctatttgcccttggaaaaagcgcttctggcagtagtccacgccacgcgcaaacttcctcactattttcagtctcatactgtggttgttttgacccagttgcctctcaaggctgtgttgcgtagtgctgattattctggcaaggtggcaaaatggggaaccattttaggagcctttgatgttaaatacaagcctcgcacttcGGTGAAGTggcaggtcctcgctgatttggtggcagagtttactgaaccattgttagaagaaacttcaaaggaagcacacatgggtgaaaaatcagttggtgtgatcacagccgtatcgccctcggcttggaaagtttatgtggatggggctgctaatcataaagggtctggggttggacttgttctaatgtcccctgaagggattgtctttgaaaaatctttgagattggc
It encodes:
- the LOC142626415 gene encoding purple acid phosphatase 23 isoform X2, translating into MKDFKLRMITFLIIAKMVVTESQIPTTLDGPFKPVTRRLDPSLRKGSSDLPMDDPRIKRKVTSNFPEQIALAISSPTSVWVSWVTGDAQVGSNLTELDPSSVLSEVWYGIESGKYTSVAKGVSTVYSQLYPFKGLLNYTSGIIHHVRLKDLQPKTKYYYKCGDSSIPAMSGENVFETFPTPSPNSYPHRIAVIGDLGLTSNTTTTIDHLIQNDPSMILMVGDLSYANQYQTTGGKGVPSFLRAFPDAPIRETYQPRWDAWGRFMEPLTSRVPMMVIEGNHEIEPQVSGITFKSYLTRFAVPSAESGSKSNLYYSFNAGGVHFIMLGAYVDYNSTGAQYAWLKKDLDLVDRTVTPWLVAAWHPPWYNSYSSHYQEFECMRQEMEAILYQYGVDIIFSGHVHAYERMNRVYNYTLDPCGPVYIIVGDGGNIEQVDVDFADDPGKCPSAGDNTPEFGGVCHLNFSSGPAKGQFCWNRQPDWSAYRESSFGHGILEVVNSTYALWTWHRNQDVYNEDSHGDQIYIVRQPELCSKTLKAPSSLPPSPSLSEACFHHHSLLIFSLYSLLIGALSLSLCHSA
- the LOC142626415 gene encoding purple acid phosphatase 23 isoform X3 — encoded protein: MKDFKLRMITFLIIAKMVVTESQIPTTLDGPFKPVTRRLDPSLRKGSSDLPMDDPRIKRKVTSNFPEQIALAISSPTSVWVSWVTGDAQVGSNLTELDPSSVLSEVWYGIESGKYTSVAKGVSTVYSQLYPFKGLLNYTSGIIHHVRLKDLQPKTKYYYKCGDSSIPAMSGENVFETFPTPSPNSYPHRIAVIGDLGLTSNTTTTIDHLIQNDPSMILMVGDLSYANQYQTTGGKGVPSFLRAFPDAPIRETYQPRWDAWGRFMEPLTSRVPMMVIEGNHEIEPQVSGITFKSYLTRFAVPSAESGSKSNLYYSFNAGGVHFIMLGAYVDYNSTGAQYAWLKKDLDLVDRTVTPWLVAAWHPPWYNSYSSHYQEFECMRQEMEAILYQYGVDIIFSGHVHAYERMNRVYNYTLDPCGPVYIIVGDGGNIEQVDVDFADDPGKCPSAGDNTPEFGGVCHLNFSSGPAKGQFCWNRQPDWSAYRESSFGHGILEVVNSTYALWTWHRNQDVYNEDSHGDQIYIVRQPELCSKTLKPSTLHWERDTNTMNLSATSKKCH
- the LOC142626415 gene encoding purple acid phosphatase 23 isoform X1 yields the protein MKDFKLRMITFLIIAKMVVTESQIPTTLDGPFKPVTRRLDPSLRKGSSDLPMDDPRIKRKVTSNFPEQIALAISSPTSVWVSWVTGDAQVGSNLTELDPSSVLSEVWYGIESGKYTSVAKGVSTVYSQLYPFKGLLNYTSGIIHHVRLKDLQPKTKYYYKCGDSSIPAMSGENVFETFPTPSPNSYPHRIAVIGDLGLTSNTTTTIDHLIQNDPSMILMVGDLSYANQYQTTGGKGVPSFLRAFPDAPIRETYQPRWDAWGRFMEPLTSRVPMMVIEGNHEIEPQVSGITFKSYLTRFAVPSAESGSKSNLYYSFNAGGVHFIMLGAYVDYNSTGAQYAWLKKDLDLVDRTVTPWLVAAWHPPWYNSYSSHYQEFECMRQEMEAILYQYGVDIIFSGHVHAYERMNRVYNYTLDPCGPVYIIVGDGGNIEQVDVDFADDPGKCPSAGDNTPEFGGVCHLNFSSGPAKGQFCWNRQPDWSAYRESSFGHGILEVVNSTYALWTWHRNQDVYNEDSHGDQIYIVRQPELCSKTLKPSIAQAPSSLPPSPSLSEACFHHHSLLIFSLYSLLIGALSLSLCHSA